A genome region from Mycobacterium florentinum includes the following:
- a CDS encoding acyl-CoA dehydrogenase family protein, translating into MKAIPTAEQREFAASVRALLSAECPVTLVRGLGQPGADRSTPTLWKALADAGVFGLGTAEEYGGSGGSLDDLAVFYTEAGRGLCPTPVLSTITAALAIDQLGSPDVKTACLPGLAGGTVRATTALWNARDAADVSAVLRAAPDSTGWRLDGVADYVADADVADLIVVSAAAGERTLVFAVVTSTTGVSLEPLTMAGGYRAFAVRFDNAIVGAEALLNDADVRTALRRLANASVALGSLDLVGVGQAVLDRTVEYTKLRHQFGRPIASFQAAQHLIANMHIALAAARLAAHSAVFWIARGQVATRQTAIARIHAGTAARLVTLDAHQLHGGIGYVTETDLHLWTERARLGSTLGGGPDVAAAWLEETLEETRE; encoded by the coding sequence ATGAAAGCGATCCCCACCGCCGAGCAGCGTGAGTTCGCGGCGTCGGTGCGCGCGCTGCTGTCCGCGGAGTGCCCGGTCACTCTCGTGCGCGGGCTCGGTCAACCCGGCGCCGATCGAAGTACCCCGACGCTGTGGAAGGCGCTTGCCGACGCCGGCGTGTTCGGCCTCGGGACTGCCGAGGAGTACGGCGGTTCGGGCGGCTCGCTCGACGATCTCGCCGTCTTCTACACCGAAGCCGGCCGCGGGCTGTGTCCGACGCCGGTGCTGAGCACCATTACGGCGGCGCTGGCCATCGATCAGCTCGGCTCGCCGGACGTCAAGACGGCGTGTCTGCCGGGGCTGGCCGGCGGGACGGTCCGCGCAACCACGGCATTGTGGAACGCCCGTGACGCCGCTGATGTTTCGGCCGTGCTGCGCGCCGCCCCCGACTCGACCGGGTGGCGGCTCGACGGGGTCGCGGACTACGTCGCCGACGCCGACGTCGCGGACCTCATCGTCGTGTCGGCCGCGGCGGGCGAGCGCACGCTGGTGTTCGCCGTCGTCACCAGCACGACGGGAGTGAGCCTGGAGCCGCTGACCATGGCTGGCGGATACCGGGCGTTCGCGGTGCGCTTCGACAATGCGATCGTCGGCGCCGAAGCGCTGCTCAACGACGCTGACGTTCGAACGGCATTGCGCCGCTTGGCCAATGCGTCGGTGGCTCTGGGGTCACTGGACCTGGTCGGGGTCGGGCAGGCGGTGTTGGACCGCACCGTCGAATACACCAAGCTGCGCCATCAGTTCGGCCGCCCAATCGCGTCCTTCCAGGCGGCGCAGCATCTGATCGCCAACATGCACATCGCCCTGGCCGCCGCGCGATTGGCCGCGCACTCCGCCGTGTTCTGGATCGCGCGGGGACAGGTGGCGACCAGGCAAACGGCCATTGCGCGCATCCATGCCGGGACGGCGGCCCGGCTGGTCACCCTGGACGCCCACCAATTGCACGGCGGGATCGGCTATGTGACCGAAACGGATCTGCACTTGTGGACCGAGCGAGCCAGGCTCGGCTCCACTCTCGGTGGCGGGCCCGACGTCGCCGCGGCCTGGCTGGAAGAAACCCTGGAGGAGACCCGTGAGTGA
- a CDS encoding hotdog family protein, producing the protein MAQVFYDDVEVGEQIPALSVTADETQLFFFSAATYNGHRIHYDKEWAREVEGYDNVLVQGPLQAALLARALGDWIGGRGRLVSFSVQNRATALPGEPLIFGGVVTAKRLTDGAGLVDLDITGRRDDTVLMPGTATVELPLRETISGAPS; encoded by the coding sequence ATGGCACAGGTGTTTTACGACGACGTCGAGGTGGGCGAGCAGATCCCCGCGCTGTCCGTCACCGCCGACGAAACCCAGCTGTTCTTTTTCAGCGCCGCCACCTACAACGGCCACCGGATCCACTACGACAAAGAGTGGGCGCGCGAGGTCGAAGGCTACGACAACGTCTTGGTGCAGGGTCCGCTTCAGGCGGCGCTGCTGGCCCGCGCGCTCGGCGACTGGATCGGCGGGCGCGGCCGGCTGGTGTCCTTCTCGGTGCAGAACCGGGCCACCGCATTGCCCGGCGAGCCACTGATCTTCGGCGGGGTGGTCACCGCCAAGCGCCTGACCGACGGGGCCGGCCTGGTGGATCTCGACATCACCGGCCGCCGCGACGACACCGTGCTGATGCCCGGAACCGCGACGGTCGAGCTGCCCCTTCGCGAAACCATCAGCGGTGCGCCGTCGTGA
- a CDS encoding thiolase family protein, with amino-acid sequence MTGLRGEAAVVGIAELPAQRRPTGPPLFTLDQYALLAKLAVEDAGIDPAHINGLLTHGVAESAMFAPATLCEYLGLALDFGERVDLGGATSAGMIWRAAVAIELGICDAVLAVVPGSLHVPQSEQRPAPAPNWYGASSNNYGSPQAEFEIPYGNLGQNAPYAQIAQRYAAEFGYDPAAVAKIAVDQRTNACAHPGAVFHGTPITVDDVLDSPMIADPIHMLETVMRVHGGVGVLLANADIARRGRHRPVWIKGFGEHIAFKTPTYADDLLHTPIARAAGKAFAMSGLEPSDVDIASIYDCYTITVLMSLEDAGFCPKGQGMSWVAEHDLTYRGDFPLNTAGGQLSFGQAGMAGGMHHVADGARQVMGRAGGAQVPDCHTAFVTGNGGIMSEQVALIMRGD; translated from the coding sequence GTGACGGGACTGCGTGGCGAAGCGGCCGTCGTCGGCATCGCGGAGTTGCCGGCGCAGCGGCGTCCGACCGGGCCGCCGCTGTTCACCCTCGACCAGTACGCGCTGCTGGCGAAGCTGGCCGTCGAGGACGCCGGCATCGATCCGGCGCACATCAACGGCCTGCTCACCCATGGCGTGGCCGAATCGGCGATGTTCGCCCCGGCGACGTTGTGCGAATACCTCGGCCTGGCCCTGGATTTCGGCGAACGAGTCGACCTGGGCGGGGCGACGTCGGCCGGAATGATCTGGCGGGCCGCGGTCGCGATCGAACTCGGTATCTGCGACGCGGTGCTCGCCGTGGTACCCGGGTCGCTGCACGTGCCGCAATCCGAACAGCGCCCGGCGCCGGCCCCGAATTGGTATGGGGCGTCGTCGAACAACTATGGGTCGCCGCAGGCCGAGTTCGAAATCCCGTACGGCAACCTGGGTCAGAATGCGCCGTACGCGCAGATCGCCCAGCGCTACGCCGCGGAATTCGGCTATGACCCGGCCGCGGTCGCCAAGATCGCGGTCGACCAGCGCACCAATGCCTGCGCGCATCCCGGCGCGGTCTTCCACGGCACCCCGATCACCGTCGACGACGTCCTGGACAGCCCGATGATCGCCGACCCGATCCACATGCTCGAGACGGTGATGCGCGTGCACGGGGGAGTGGGCGTGCTGCTCGCCAACGCCGACATCGCCCGCCGCGGCCGCCATCGCCCGGTGTGGATAAAGGGTTTTGGCGAGCACATCGCCTTCAAGACCCCGACCTACGCCGACGACCTGCTGCATACCCCGATTGCGCGTGCCGCCGGCAAGGCCTTCGCGATGTCGGGGCTGGAACCCTCCGATGTCGATATCGCGTCGATCTACGACTGCTACACGATCACGGTGCTGATGAGTCTGGAGGATGCCGGCTTCTGCCCCAAAGGCCAAGGCATGTCCTGGGTTGCCGAGCACGATCTGACCTACCGCGGCGACTTCCCGCTCAACACCGCCGGCGGTCAGCTGTCGTTCGGCCAGGCCGGCATGGCCGGCGGCATGCATCATGTCGCCGACGGCGCGCGGCAGGTGATGGGACGCGCCGGCGGCGCGCAAGTGCCGGACTGCCACACCGCGTTCGTCACCGGCAACGGCGGGATCATGAGCGAGCAGGTCGCGCTGATCATGCGGGGGGACTGA
- a CDS encoding FHA domain-containing protein, with protein MGLVSRAAPPVLTVRYEGSERTFAPGNDVVVGRDLRADVRVAHPLISRIHLVLRFDQGRWVAIDNGSLNGLYVNNRRVPAVEIQDGQRVNIGNPDGPTVTFEVGRHRGSAGTPPLTTSIPISTGSYDPRLAQGRPPTGSVAQGLPPQPPASPSRPMPTYPPGGQQPGAPSGPLPTHPTGSQPSHPSGPLPSNPTGTQPAGPASGPMSSPHIYRAEPAQVPPAAPADPPTAMTSRVGGDGANLATSMMKILRPGKAGVDAPGAIKIGRANDNDIVIPEVLASRHHATLIPTPGGTEIHDNRSINGTFVNGQRVDSALLKDGDVVTIGNIDLVYADGALARRDADTAAETRLGGLDVRGVTWTIENNKTLLDDISLGASPGTLTAVIGPSGAGKSTFARLVAGYTHPTNGTVAFEGHNVHAEYASLRSRIGMVPQDDVVHGQLTVEHALGYAAELRLPPDTTKADREQVVARVLEELEMTQHLHTRVDKLSGGQRKRASVALELLTGPSLLILDEPTSGLDPALDRQVMTMLRQLADAGRVVLVVTHSLTYLDVCDQVLLLGPGGKTAFCGPPAQIGAAMGTTNWADIFSSVAGDPDSAKAQYLARTGPPPPPPPPEKPAEIGDPSHTSLLRQFSTIARRQMRLIVSDRGYFVFLALLPFIMGSLSMSVPGTVGFGVPNPVGNAPTEPGQILVLLNVGSVFMGTALTIRDLIGERAIFLREQAVGLSTSAYLLAKVCVYTVFAIAQSGIVTVITLLGKGGPTQGAAALGKAPLELFVDVAATTVASAMLGLLLSSIAKSNDQIMPLLVVAVMSQLVFSGGMIPVTGRIGLDQMSWATPARWGFAASASTIDLTKLEPGPQVPKDGHWHHNAGTWWFNMGMLIALSVFYLGFVRWKIRLKGGR; from the coding sequence GTGGGGCTCGTGAGCCGAGCAGCCCCACCTGTGCTGACCGTGCGGTACGAGGGATCCGAACGGACTTTTGCACCAGGCAACGATGTGGTTGTCGGACGTGACTTGCGGGCGGACGTCCGTGTCGCCCATCCGCTGATTTCCCGGATTCACCTGGTGTTGCGCTTCGACCAGGGCCGGTGGGTCGCCATCGACAACGGCAGCCTCAATGGCCTGTACGTGAACAACCGGCGAGTTCCGGCCGTCGAAATCCAGGACGGCCAGCGCGTCAACATCGGTAACCCGGACGGGCCGACGGTGACGTTCGAGGTCGGCCGCCATCGGGGCTCCGCCGGGACCCCACCGCTGACGACGTCGATCCCCATTTCCACCGGGTCATACGACCCGCGGCTCGCGCAAGGGCGCCCGCCGACGGGCTCGGTCGCGCAGGGCCTGCCCCCGCAGCCACCGGCGAGCCCGTCGCGGCCGATGCCGACATACCCACCCGGCGGACAGCAGCCCGGCGCGCCATCGGGGCCGCTCCCGACGCATCCGACCGGCTCGCAGCCGAGCCATCCGTCGGGGCCGTTGCCGTCCAACCCGACGGGTACCCAACCGGCCGGGCCGGCTAGTGGTCCTATGTCGTCGCCGCACATTTACCGCGCCGAACCGGCGCAGGTTCCCCCCGCGGCGCCGGCCGACCCGCCGACCGCCATGACCAGCCGTGTCGGTGGCGATGGCGCGAACCTCGCAACGTCGATGATGAAGATCCTGCGGCCGGGCAAAGCCGGAGTGGACGCGCCGGGCGCGATCAAGATCGGCCGGGCCAACGACAACGACATCGTCATTCCCGAGGTGCTGGCGTCGCGCCACCACGCGACCCTGATCCCGACGCCGGGCGGCACGGAGATCCATGACAACCGCAGCATCAACGGCACCTTCGTCAATGGTCAGCGCGTCGACTCGGCGCTGCTGAAGGACGGCGACGTCGTCACGATCGGCAACATCGACCTGGTGTACGCCGACGGCGCGCTGGCCCGCCGCGACGCGGACACCGCGGCCGAGACCCGCCTCGGCGGCCTGGACGTGCGCGGGGTGACCTGGACGATCGAAAACAACAAGACGCTGCTCGACGACATCTCGCTGGGCGCCAGTCCCGGAACCCTTACGGCGGTGATCGGTCCGTCCGGCGCCGGCAAGTCGACCTTCGCCCGACTGGTGGCCGGCTACACCCACCCCACCAACGGCACGGTGGCGTTCGAGGGCCACAACGTCCATGCCGAATACGCCTCGCTGCGCAGCAGGATCGGGATGGTGCCGCAGGACGACGTCGTGCACGGTCAGCTGACCGTCGAGCACGCGCTGGGGTATGCCGCCGAACTTCGGCTGCCGCCCGACACCACCAAGGCCGACCGCGAGCAGGTGGTCGCCCGGGTGCTCGAGGAGCTGGAGATGACCCAGCACCTGCACACCCGGGTCGACAAGCTGTCCGGCGGTCAGCGCAAGCGCGCCTCGGTGGCGCTGGAGTTGCTGACCGGGCCGTCGTTGCTGATCCTCGATGAGCCGACGTCCGGTCTGGACCCCGCGCTCGACCGGCAGGTCATGACGATGCTGCGGCAATTGGCCGACGCCGGCCGCGTGGTGCTGGTGGTCACGCACTCGCTCACCTACCTGGACGTCTGCGACCAGGTACTGCTGCTGGGTCCCGGCGGCAAGACCGCGTTCTGCGGGCCGCCCGCCCAGATCGGTGCGGCCATGGGCACGACGAACTGGGCCGACATCTTCAGCTCGGTCGCCGGCGATCCCGACTCGGCCAAGGCGCAATACCTGGCCCGGACCGGCCCGCCACCACCACCGCCGCCGCCGGAGAAACCCGCCGAGATCGGCGATCCGTCGCACACCAGCCTGCTGCGGCAGTTCTCCACGATCGCGCGGCGGCAGATGCGGTTGATCGTCTCCGACCGGGGTTATTTCGTCTTCCTCGCGCTGCTGCCGTTCATCATGGGTTCGCTGTCGATGTCGGTGCCGGGCACCGTCGGCTTCGGCGTCCCGAACCCGGTGGGCAATGCACCCACCGAGCCGGGGCAGATCCTGGTGCTGCTCAACGTCGGTTCGGTGTTCATGGGGACCGCGTTGACGATCCGAGATCTCATCGGCGAGCGCGCCATCTTCTTGCGCGAACAGGCGGTCGGCCTGTCCACGTCCGCGTACCTGTTGGCCAAAGTCTGCGTCTATACCGTGTTCGCGATCGCGCAATCGGGCATCGTCACCGTCATCACGCTGCTGGGCAAGGGCGGACCGACGCAGGGTGCCGCGGCGCTGGGCAAGGCTCCGCTGGAGCTTTTCGTCGACGTCGCGGCGACAACCGTCGCCTCGGCAATGCTCGGCCTGTTGTTGTCGTCCATCGCGAAATCCAACGACCAGATCATGCCCTTGCTCGTGGTAGCGGTGATGTCGCAGCTGGTGTTCTCCGGCGGCATGATTCCCGTCACCGGCCGCATCGGGCTCGACCAGATGTCCTGGGCAACCCCGGCGAGGTGGGGCTTCGCGGCGTCGGCGTCCACGATCGACCTGACCAAGTTGGAACCGGGCCCTCAAGTCCCGAAGGACGGACATTGGCACCACAATGCCGGCACGTGGTGGTTCAACATGGGCATGCTGATCGCGCTCAGCGTTTTCTACCTAGGCTTCGTGCGCTGGAAGATTCGCCTCAAGGGCGGGCGCTGA
- a CDS encoding SDR family NAD(P)-dependent oxidoreductase: protein MEQPTNAAALLGDRVAVVTGGGGGIGGATAQLFAQHGARVVIADIDAELAGRTADQISASGGSAWAIVIDVRDADQVGALARSVLDRFGRIDVLVNNVGHWLRHPGNFVDTDPQLWDELYRINLHHVFLVTRAFLPAMVRQQRGSIVNVSSVEGLRGYPEDPVYAAFKAAVIHFTRSLAVQVGRDGVRVNAIGPDVTESLQVPYSRWLSEAEQAQWPQWVPAGRMGLPEDQARVILFLASDLSAFVTGHTIPTDGGTGAAGGWFRSSRRADREWTNRPIAP from the coding sequence ATGGAACAGCCAACCAACGCCGCCGCACTGCTGGGCGATCGGGTCGCGGTGGTGACGGGTGGCGGTGGCGGTATTGGCGGGGCGACCGCGCAGCTGTTCGCCCAACACGGCGCCCGGGTCGTCATCGCCGATATCGACGCCGAGCTGGCAGGGCGCACCGCCGACCAGATCTCGGCATCGGGCGGATCGGCCTGGGCGATCGTCATCGACGTGCGAGATGCCGATCAGGTTGGCGCCCTGGCGCGATCGGTGCTGGACCGCTTCGGCCGAATCGATGTGCTGGTCAACAATGTCGGCCATTGGCTGCGTCATCCCGGCAATTTCGTCGACACCGACCCACAATTGTGGGACGAGCTCTACCGCATCAACCTGCACCACGTCTTCCTGGTCACGCGCGCGTTCCTGCCGGCGATGGTCCGTCAACAGCGCGGCTCGATCGTCAACGTCTCCTCCGTCGAGGGGTTACGCGGCTACCCCGAGGATCCGGTCTACGCCGCGTTCAAGGCGGCCGTCATTCATTTCACCCGCAGCCTCGCGGTTCAGGTGGGCCGTGACGGCGTGCGGGTCAACGCCATTGGCCCCGACGTCACCGAATCGCTGCAGGTGCCTTACTCGCGGTGGCTGTCCGAAGCCGAACAAGCGCAGTGGCCGCAGTGGGTTCCGGCGGGACGGATGGGGCTGCCCGAGGACCAGGCTCGCGTGATCCTGTTTTTGGCCTCCGACCTGTCCGCCTTCGTCACCGGCCACACGATTCCGACGGACGGCGGCACCGGCGCGGCCGGCGGATGGTTCCGTTCGTCGCGGCGGGCCGACCGGGAGTGGACCAACCGGCCGATCGCGCCGTGA
- a CDS encoding MaoC family dehydratase: protein MSEDTLIDAESASRVGTVAATATGEVNRRDWQRWAAAVGDHNPLYFDPDYARGNGFRDIICPPLFLQYAVLGVAHLDSLRPDGSSGAVSGSLAFPRAPKRMAGGESFTFHLPAYHRDEIEMVRTVESIVEKQGRSGRFVLVTWHTVYRNQHRELVAEASTSMIARP from the coding sequence GTGAGTGAGGACACCCTGATCGACGCCGAATCGGCGTCGCGAGTGGGTACCGTCGCCGCGACCGCGACCGGCGAGGTGAATCGGCGTGATTGGCAGCGGTGGGCGGCGGCGGTCGGTGACCACAATCCGCTGTATTTCGATCCGGATTACGCTCGCGGCAACGGCTTTCGCGACATCATCTGCCCGCCGCTGTTTCTGCAGTACGCCGTGCTCGGGGTCGCGCATCTGGATTCGCTGCGGCCCGATGGTTCCTCGGGCGCGGTGTCGGGCAGTCTTGCCTTTCCGCGCGCGCCGAAACGGATGGCCGGCGGCGAAAGCTTCACCTTCCATCTGCCGGCCTATCATCGCGACGAGATCGAAATGGTGCGCACCGTCGAGTCGATCGTCGAAAAGCAGGGCCGCTCCGGCAGATTCGTCCTGGTCACCTGGCACACGGTGTACCGCAACCAGCACCGCGAGCTGGTCGCCGAAGCCTCGACGTCGATGATCGCCCGACCCTAG
- a CDS encoding acyl-CoA dehydrogenase family protein, translated as MDFELDAAQRAWLTEVRDFLTENVTPELRAELAEHDLEFPDGEVARFRRTIGDKGWFGLNWPREYGGLGLGAVHQHLLMSEFEYWGVPGPDLTVTSVAPMIMRHGTEQNKTEWLPLIAKGEMICAVGYSEAEAGTDLASLRTRATRDGEHWVISGSKIWNSGAQRATHEWLCVRTDPNGGRHRGISVIIVPIDSPGVTIRPLYAWSGYRTNEVHFDDVRVPVTNLVGEVNRGWTYITGALDLERGALTNAGDLRRAVDELRELARSPRRDGSVPAEDAGVRRRLAQAEADVEVATLMGYEAASILDSGVIPTVEVSVEKVFTSELRQRIADLALDLLGPDGLLAHRSETAPLAGKFERLYRAAPLMRFGGGTNEVLRDVIAQRGHGMPSYGR; from the coding sequence ATGGACTTCGAACTTGACGCCGCGCAACGCGCGTGGCTCACCGAGGTTCGCGACTTCCTTACCGAAAACGTCACCCCGGAACTGAGAGCCGAACTGGCCGAGCACGATCTCGAATTCCCCGACGGCGAGGTGGCCCGATTCCGCCGCACGATCGGCGACAAGGGCTGGTTCGGACTGAACTGGCCGCGCGAGTACGGCGGCCTCGGACTCGGCGCGGTGCATCAACACCTGCTGATGAGCGAGTTCGAGTACTGGGGCGTGCCCGGACCCGACCTGACCGTCACCTCGGTGGCGCCGATGATCATGCGGCATGGCACCGAGCAGAACAAGACCGAGTGGCTCCCGCTGATCGCCAAGGGCGAAATGATCTGCGCCGTGGGCTATTCCGAGGCCGAGGCCGGAACGGACCTGGCCAGCCTGCGGACCCGCGCGACCCGTGATGGCGAGCATTGGGTGATCAGCGGCAGCAAGATCTGGAACAGCGGGGCGCAGCGTGCGACGCATGAGTGGCTGTGCGTGCGCACCGATCCGAATGGTGGGCGCCATCGCGGGATTTCCGTCATCATCGTGCCGATCGACAGCCCGGGTGTCACGATCCGCCCGCTCTACGCGTGGTCGGGTTACCGCACCAACGAGGTGCATTTCGACGACGTGCGGGTCCCCGTCACGAACCTGGTGGGTGAAGTCAACCGAGGCTGGACCTACATCACCGGCGCGCTGGATCTGGAACGCGGTGCGCTGACCAACGCGGGCGATCTGCGTCGCGCCGTGGACGAGTTGCGCGAACTTGCCCGCAGCCCGCGGCGCGACGGTTCGGTGCCGGCCGAGGATGCGGGGGTTCGGCGTCGGCTGGCGCAGGCCGAAGCCGACGTCGAGGTGGCGACGTTGATGGGCTACGAGGCGGCCTCGATCCTGGACAGCGGCGTGATTCCGACCGTGGAGGTCAGCGTCGAGAAGGTCTTCACCAGTGAGCTGCGGCAGCGCATCGCCGATCTGGCGCTCGATCTGCTCGGCCCCGACGGCCTGCTGGCGCATCGCAGCGAAACCGCGCCTCTGGCAGGCAAATTCGAAAGGCTGTACCGGGCCGCTCCGTTGATGCGCTTCGGTGGTGGCACCAACGAGGTGCTGCGTGATGTCATCGCCCAGCGCGGGCACGGAATGCCGTCCTATGGGCGGTGA
- a CDS encoding TetR/AcrR family transcriptional regulator yields the protein MSSPVVNAREAQRLQTRARLFDAAVAEIGQSGLAGADVAAIAAATGVSRGTFYFHFPTKEHVLVELERAEEAKIVARLVTKANKARDLTTLLGLLVRQVLAAEERLGPVVFRDMLALHFSATRPVVDETADHPLAEFVISAIKEAQDERRVPRNADAEELGVIFMTGLFALLATSGASKSRAKLLDRYVKTVVKGMETP from the coding sequence ATGTCGTCGCCGGTCGTCAACGCCAGAGAGGCGCAGCGATTACAGACCCGTGCCCGCCTGTTCGACGCCGCGGTGGCCGAGATCGGGCAGTCCGGATTGGCGGGCGCAGACGTCGCCGCGATCGCCGCGGCCACCGGGGTGTCGCGGGGTACCTTTTATTTCCACTTCCCGACCAAGGAACATGTGCTGGTCGAGCTGGAGCGGGCTGAAGAAGCAAAAATTGTCGCCAGACTCGTCACCAAGGCGAACAAGGCCCGTGATCTGACGACGCTGCTCGGCCTGCTGGTGCGTCAGGTACTTGCCGCGGAAGAACGCCTGGGGCCGGTGGTGTTCCGAGACATGTTGGCTCTGCACTTCTCCGCGACGCGACCGGTGGTAGACGAGACCGCGGACCACCCGTTGGCCGAATTCGTCATCTCGGCGATCAAGGAAGCCCAAGACGAGCGTCGGGTGCCGCGCAACGCGGACGCCGAAGAGCTCGGCGTGATTTTCATGACGGGCCTGTTCGCGTTGCTCGCCACCAGCGGCGCGTCCAAATCGCGGGCCAAGCTGTTGGACCGGTACGTCAAGACGGTCGTCAAAGGAATGGAGACACCATGA
- a CDS encoding flavin-containing monooxygenase, producing MTEASDVIVIGAGFAGLYAVHRLACSDLSVIALEAAPDVGGTWYWNRYPGARCDVESVDYSYSFDEELQKSWQWSERFAAQPEILAYLRHVADRYGLRRHYRFGVDVVSAGFDRGRWQVETATGQTYAAQFLLCATGCLSAVNRPNIRGAEDFSGEVYFTAAWPREDPDLRDKLVGLIGTGSSGIQVAPIVAAQAQSLVVFQRSANYTIPMPNRPWSAEEQREIQEQYPERRRTSSYAAAGTPHGTYHKNAVDAEPQEQADALWKRWREGGVLFAKTFPDQTSDLAANDIARRFAEERIREIVTDPVVATDLIPVDHPIGTKRICTDNGYYAIFNRDNVRLVNLRREPITEITAHGVRTTEATYPLDVLIFATGFDAMTGALTRINPTGPGGERLRDIWGDGPLTFLGLMVPGLPNLFTISGPGSPSVLANMVLHAEVQVDWVIDLVLAARRLGVTEVEPRHDAAVAWTEQVAQAAERTLFPRAASSWYLGANIEGKKHTFMPYVGGFGTYRRHCDEVAQHDYAGLVLTTR from the coding sequence ATGACCGAAGCAAGTGACGTCATCGTGATCGGCGCCGGGTTTGCCGGGTTGTACGCCGTGCACCGGCTGGCCTGCTCGGACCTCTCGGTGATCGCCCTTGAGGCAGCCCCCGATGTGGGTGGCACCTGGTACTGGAACCGCTATCCGGGCGCGCGGTGCGACGTCGAAAGTGTGGACTATTCCTACTCTTTCGACGAAGAACTGCAGAAGAGCTGGCAGTGGAGCGAACGCTTTGCCGCCCAGCCGGAGATCCTCGCCTACCTGCGGCACGTCGCCGACCGCTACGGCCTGCGCCGCCACTACCGATTCGGTGTCGACGTAGTGAGTGCCGGCTTCGATCGAGGTCGCTGGCAGGTAGAGACCGCGACCGGCCAAACCTATGCGGCCCAGTTTCTGCTGTGCGCAACCGGCTGCCTGTCGGCGGTGAATCGGCCCAATATTCGAGGCGCTGAAGACTTTTCGGGCGAGGTGTATTTCACGGCCGCGTGGCCGCGCGAAGACCCCGATCTGCGCGACAAGCTGGTCGGCCTGATCGGCACGGGATCATCCGGGATCCAGGTGGCGCCGATCGTCGCTGCTCAGGCGCAGAGCCTCGTCGTATTCCAGCGATCCGCGAACTACACCATCCCCATGCCCAACCGGCCGTGGTCGGCCGAGGAACAACGAGAGATCCAGGAGCAGTATCCCGAGCGCCGCCGGACCTCGTCCTACGCGGCGGCCGGCACACCGCACGGCACCTATCACAAGAACGCCGTGGACGCCGAACCCCAGGAGCAGGCCGACGCGCTGTGGAAGCGCTGGCGCGAAGGTGGCGTCCTGTTCGCCAAGACGTTCCCCGATCAGACCAGCGACCTGGCCGCCAACGACATCGCCAGGCGGTTCGCCGAGGAGCGGATCCGGGAAATCGTCACCGATCCCGTCGTCGCAACCGATCTCATCCCGGTCGATCACCCGATCGGAACCAAACGGATCTGCACCGACAACGGCTACTACGCCATCTTCAACCGCGACAACGTCCGGTTGGTCAACCTGCGCCGCGAGCCCATCACCGAAATCACCGCGCACGGGGTACGAACCACGGAAGCGACGTATCCCCTCGATGTGCTGATCTTCGCCACCGGCTTCGACGCCATGACCGGGGCGTTGACCCGAATCAACCCGACCGGGCCCGGGGGAGAGCGGCTACGGGACATCTGGGGTGACGGCCCGCTGACCTTCCTCGGGCTGATGGTGCCGGGCCTGCCCAACCTGTTCACGATCAGCGGCCCGGGCAGTCCCTCGGTGCTGGCAAACATGGTGCTGCACGCCGAGGTTCAGGTCGACTGGGTCATCGACCTGGTGCTCGCCGCAAGACGACTCGGGGTGACCGAGGTCGAACCACGCCACGACGCGGCCGTTGCCTGGACCGAGCAGGTGGCCCAGGCCGCGGAGCGGACCCTGTTCCCGAGGGCCGCATCGTCGTGGTATCTGGGTGCCAACATCGAAGGCAAGAAGCACACCTTCATGCCCTACGTCGGAGGGTTCGGCACCTATCGGCGCCACTGTGACGAGGTGGCCCAACACGATTACGCCGGGTTGGTGTTGACGACCCGATGA
- a CDS encoding Zn-ribbon domain-containing OB-fold protein, whose amino-acid sequence MTLPVPEPTPVSKPFWDGLAQHRIVLQYSPSLQRCVFYPRTLAPATLADDLEWREIDGAGTLYTFTVARRPTAPPWGDAIPQLLAVVQWDVGPRISTELVDIDPSDIRIGMRVAPVFYDLPEAGITLLRYRPA is encoded by the coding sequence ATGACCTTGCCGGTTCCCGAACCCACGCCGGTCTCGAAGCCCTTCTGGGATGGCCTGGCCCAGCACCGAATCGTGCTGCAGTACTCGCCCTCGCTGCAGCGCTGCGTCTTCTATCCCCGCACGCTGGCCCCGGCAACGCTGGCCGACGACCTGGAATGGCGCGAAATCGATGGTGCGGGAACCCTGTACACCTTCACCGTTGCCCGCCGGCCCACCGCCCCGCCCTGGGGCGATGCGATACCGCAGTTGCTCGCCGTGGTGCAGTGGGACGTCGGGCCGCGGATCAGCACCGAACTGGTGGATATCGACCCGAGTGACATCCGGATCGGCATGCGGGTGGCGCCGGTGTTCTACGATCTGCCGGAAGCCGGCATCACCCTGTTGAGATACCGGCCGGCATGA